A region from the Benincasa hispida cultivar B227 chromosome 10, ASM972705v1, whole genome shotgun sequence genome encodes:
- the LOC120087754 gene encoding glyceraldehyde-3-phosphate dehydrogenase GAPCP2, chloroplastic-like, whose translation MAFSSSFARSAISSSLIEASRSDLSPSNCRKASCVGSSLKLQSGVFGTAVSNGASSLQLRSSKSRTVQPIKATATEAPPTIQKTPSSGKTKIGINGFGRIGRLVLRIATSRDDIDVVAVNDPFVDAKYMAYMFKYDSTHGVFNGTIKVLSDSTLEINGKQIKVVSKRDPADIPWGDYGAEYVVESSGVFTTKEKASAHLKGGAKKVVISAPSADAPMFVVGVNEKTYKPTMDIVSNASCTTNCLAPLAKVVHEEFGIVEGLMTTVHATTATQKTVDGPSMKDWRGGRGAAQNIIPSSTGAAKAVGKVLPELNGKLTGMAFRVPTPNVSVVDLTCRLQKSASYEDVKAAVKYASEGPLKGILGYTDEDVVSTDFLGDSRSSIFDAKAGIGLSASFVKLVTWYDNEWGYSNRVLDLIEHMAMVSAFN comes from the exons atggCCTTCTCATCCTCCTTCGCTCGATCTGCCATTTCCTCTTCTCTGATCGAAGCTTCTCGTTCTGACTTGTCGCCGTCTAACTGCCGGAAG GCTTCATGCGTCGGGAGCTCTTTAAAGCTTCAATCTGGTGTTTTTGGAACTGCTGTCTCGAATGGGGCGTCTTCTTTACAGTTAAG GTCATCTAAAAGTCGAACTGTCCAACCCATCAAAGCTACGGCCACCGAGGCGCCTCCGACGATCCaaa AAACTCCGAGCAGTGGGAAGACCAAGATAGGAATCAATG GTTTTGGTCGAATTGGAAGACTGGTATTGCGAATTGCAACCTCCAGAGATGATATCGATGTTGTAGCAGTTAATGATCCATTTGTTGACGCCAAGTACATG GCTTACATGTTCAAATACGATTCTACCCATGGTGTTTTTAACGGAACCATCAAGGTTCTCAGTGATTCAACCTTGGAAATTAATGGGAAGCAGATCAAAGTTGTAAGCAAAAG GGACCCTGCAGATATCCCTTGGGGTGATTATGGGGCCGAATATGTTGTTGAGTCCTCTGGAGTTTTCACTACTAAAGAGAAGGCTTCAGCACACCTGAAG GGTGGTGCTAAGAAAGTTGTAATCTCAGCTCCATCAGCTGATGCACCTATGTTTGTAGTTGGTGTTAACGAAAAAACTTATAAGCCGACAATGGATATTGTTTCCAATGCAAGTTGTACAACCAATTGTCTTGCACCTCTCGCAAAG GTTGTTCATGAGGAATTTGGCATTGTTGAAGGTCTAATGACTACAGTGCATGCAACAACAG CAACACAAAAGACTGTCGATGGCCCTTCAATGAAGGATTGGAGAGGAGGCCGTGGGGCTGCACAAAATATAATTCCTAGCTCTACTGGTGCTGCCAAG GCTGTTGGCAAAGTTCTTCCGGAGCTAAATGGAAAGCTTACTGGAATGGCTTTCCGCGTCCCAACTCCCAATGTATCTGTTGTGGACTTAACTTGCCGACTTCAAAAGAGTGCTTCTTATGAAGATGTGAAGGCAGCAGTAAA ATATGCATCCGAAGGTCCATTGAAAGGCATTCTTGGATATACCGATGAGGATGTTGTCTCTACAGATTTTCTTGGGGATTCGAG ATCAAGTATTTTTGATGCAAAGGCTGGAATAGGTCTCAGTGCCTCATTCGTGAAGCTGGTGACTTGGTACGACAATGAATGGGGATACAG CAACCGAGTACTGGACCTTATTGAGCACATGGCAATGGTTTCAGCCTTCAATTAA